The Geodermatophilaceae bacterium NBWT11 genome has a segment encoding these proteins:
- a CDS encoding extracellular solute-binding protein, translating to MVAAGLALTACGSSDSGSGGGSDSDAASATSLDDFGDMDALVAAAQAEGTLNVIALPRDWANYGTMLDEFSELYGIEINSATPDGSSQDELNAVTSQRGQERAPDVLDLGTAFAQQAAAQDLLAPYQVATWDEIPEDQKDPDGLWYNDYGGYISIGCNATVIEVCPTTMEDLLDPQYAGQVALNGNPTQAAAAFGGVWAASLANGGSLDDIGPGIDFFVDVKDAGNFNPVEITPATIQSGETPLAIDWDYLNSGLTDTLSEQGVEWQVNVPTDGLFGGYYSQAISAFAPHPAAARLWQEYLYSDAGQNTWLEGGARPVRLPSMQEDGTADADALAALPAVEGTAEFPTEAQQTAAQQVVAGRWNQEISG from the coding sequence CCGGCGGCGGCTCGGACAGCGACGCCGCCTCGGCCACCTCCCTCGACGACTTCGGCGACATGGACGCCCTCGTCGCGGCTGCGCAGGCCGAGGGCACGCTCAACGTCATCGCGCTGCCCCGCGACTGGGCCAACTACGGCACCATGCTCGACGAGTTCAGCGAGCTGTACGGCATCGAGATCAACTCGGCGACGCCCGACGGCTCCAGCCAGGACGAGCTCAACGCCGTGACCAGCCAGCGCGGCCAGGAGCGGGCCCCCGACGTGCTCGACCTGGGGACGGCGTTCGCCCAGCAGGCAGCGGCCCAGGACCTGCTCGCGCCCTACCAGGTGGCCACCTGGGACGAGATCCCCGAGGACCAGAAGGACCCTGACGGGCTCTGGTACAACGACTACGGCGGCTACATCTCCATCGGCTGCAACGCCACCGTGATCGAGGTCTGCCCGACCACGATGGAGGACCTCCTCGACCCGCAGTACGCCGGTCAGGTCGCCCTCAACGGCAACCCGACGCAGGCCGCGGCCGCCTTCGGTGGCGTGTGGGCGGCGTCGCTGGCCAACGGCGGCAGCCTGGACGACATCGGCCCCGGGATCGACTTCTTCGTCGACGTCAAGGACGCCGGGAACTTCAACCCGGTCGAGATCACCCCGGCCACCATCCAGTCCGGGGAGACCCCGCTGGCCATCGACTGGGACTACCTGAACTCCGGGCTCACCGACACGCTGTCCGAGCAGGGCGTCGAGTGGCAGGTCAACGTGCCCACCGACGGCCTCTTCGGTGGCTACTACAGCCAGGCGATCAGCGCCTTCGCCCCGCACCCGGCCGCCGCGCGGCTGTGGCAGGAGTACCTGTACTCCGACGCCGGGCAGAACACCTGGCTCGAGGGCGGCGCCCGCCCGGTCCGGCTCCCCTCGATGCAGGAGGACGGCACCGCAGACGCCGACGCACTGGCCGCGCTGCCCGCCGTGGAGGGGACCGCCGAGTTCCCGACCGAGGCGCAGCAGACCGCGGCCCAGCAGGTCGTGGCCGGCCGGTGGAACCAGGAGATCTCGGGCTGA